A segment of the Leptospira terpstrae serovar Hualin str. LT 11-33 = ATCC 700639 genome:
GAATCCCCCATGTGGAAAATTTCCATAGGATGTGTTTGGGCACTGACCTGAATTGGTTCTGAATGAATTCCAATGGAATTAAAATTTTGACCTTCTAGGGTTGCGGACATGATGAGTATTTTTAGATCCGCTCGAAACACTTCTTGGGATCTTCTCGCCAAAGCAAAACATAAATCCGAATCCATTCTTCTTTCGTGAAATTCGTCAAAAACAATCAAACCATAGTCTTTAAGCTCTGGGTCTGCGAGTAAAATCTTTGTTAAAATTCCATCGGTGACAAACTCAAGTTTTGTCTTTTTACCCACTTTTGTATCGAATCTGACTCGGTATCCTACTGTTTCTCCCACCTCTTCGTTCAGAGTTTGACTGATACGTTTGGCTGCGTTTTTGGCAGCGATTCGTCTCGGTTCTAAAATACAGATTTTTTTTCCAAAAGATACTCCCTTCTTTAAAAGTTCTGTGGGTAGGGCCGTGGTTTTTCCCGTTCCTGGAGGTGCATCCAAAATGGTAACTGGATTAGTTTGAATCGAATCAACTATGGATTGTAAGGCGGTAAGTACGGGGAATGGATCCAAAGGAAATGACACTTTTGTTCTTATAGAATAGAGTGGGGTTTTATGAAAAAAAATCAAACAATTTGTGTTTTATTTTAAGAAATCGCAAGAATCGGGTTTTCAGCAAAGATAAAATCCGCTAAGCTTTCCTTGTGGATGCAAATCACAAACACTACGAAATCATCAAAAACTCTATCGAATATGTATTGGAACACTTTGAAGACCAACCCCATTTGGATCAGTTGGCCGAAAGAGTTTCTCTCAGTCCCTTTCATTTTCAAAGGGTATTTCGAACCTGGGCCGGTGTTTCCCCCAAAGAATTTTTACAATTTGTCACAGTTTCGCACGCCAAACGATTGTTAAAAGAATCCACACTTTTAGATACAACTTACTCTTTAGGACTTTCGGGAACAGGACGATTACATGATCTTTTTGTTAAATTAGAAGCAATGACCCCAGGAGAATACAAACGGGGAGGGGAAGGACTCATTCTACAATATGAAGTATTTCCTTCTCCGTTTGGTAACATTTTAATTGTATCTTCTGAAAGGGGAATCCAATCACTGCAGTTTATAGATTCATATGAGAAAGGGATCCTGGAAATGAAAAAAGAATTTCCTTATGCAGATTGGAAGGAAGGGGAATCATCAGAACACCAAAAATTAAGAGACTACTTCCAAAGATTTATGATCCCCAAAACTCCCATCCCTTTATATGTTTATGGAACGGAATTCCAATTAAAAGTTTGGAAATCTTTATTAAAAATTCCACTAGGTAATCTTTGTACTTATGGGGACGTGGCCGAATCCATTGGGCAAACATCGGCTCAAAGAGCCGTGGGGACAGCCATCGGGAAAAATCCAATTGCGTATCTTATTCCTTGCCATCGTGTCATCCAAACATCAGGTCTGTTTGGTGGTTATCGGTGGGATCCAAACCGAAAACGAATGATCATTGCCTGGGAACAGTCTAAACTTGTCTCACCAAACAATGAATAGTCAAAATAACCTGAATTAATTTCTAAAAAACTGAATCACACCTAATTCTTTGGATTAAACCAAATGTCTTGTATGAGAGACTAAAAAGAAACCTATGAGTAAAAAACTTTGTGCGATTAGGTAAGTGACCCAAGGAACTTGGAATTCCCATTTGGGGTGTCTTGTTCCATTGATCGTAGTTTCTCCCATCACAGCATCAGAAAGTAGAAAAAATCCAGCTCCAATGGCTAAATAGATCCAAACTCCACCAAAGGCGAGGTAGGCGTTCAAACACAAAGAAACAAAAAAACAGAGGACAAGACCATATACAAAAGCAGAAGCCATCACCCATTTGGACCGTTTTGGATTGTAAACTCTGAAATAAAAGATAACTGCTGGCAGAATTAACAAAGCGCCTGTGATTGCATAAGGCAAAACTTCGGTATAGATTTCATTCCAACTAGTTAACTTCCAGAAAGAAAACAAAAAGAAAACTTGTGCTATGGCAAAACTAAAAATTCCACCAAGGACCGGGTCTTCCATTTGTTTTTTCGCAATAGGGAATTGCAGATTAAACCAATCACCTAAAAAAGAAAATCCAATGGCATACAAAGGAAAAGAGAATCTTGCATGGCCCAATTGGAATAATAACCAGGCAAATAGTAGAATTTGAAAGGAAAATCCCAAGTAAATCCCACGAGAATGTTCTAATCGTTTGAGCGGATTTGGT
Coding sequences within it:
- a CDS encoding methylated-DNA--[protein]-cysteine S-methyltransferase → MDANHKHYEIIKNSIEYVLEHFEDQPHLDQLAERVSLSPFHFQRVFRTWAGVSPKEFLQFVTVSHAKRLLKESTLLDTTYSLGLSGTGRLHDLFVKLEAMTPGEYKRGGEGLILQYEVFPSPFGNILIVSSERGIQSLQFIDSYEKGILEMKKEFPYADWKEGESSEHQKLRDYFQRFMIPKTPIPLYVYGTEFQLKVWKSLLKIPLGNLCTYGDVAESIGQTSAQRAVGTAIGKNPIAYLIPCHRVIQTSGLFGGYRWDPNRKRMIIAWEQSKLVSPNNE
- a CDS encoding lysoplasmalogenase family protein, with amino-acid sequence MLKSLMVYYLILTTIPVAIVSAFFIHWFTLQEEPNPLKRLEHSRGIYLGFSFQILLFAWLLFQLGHARFSFPLYAIGFSFLGDWFNLQFPIAKKQMEDPVLGGIFSFAIAQVFFLFSFWKLTSWNEIYTEVLPYAITGALLILPAVIFYFRVYNPKRSKWVMASAFVYGLVLCFFVSLCLNAYLAFGGVWIYLAIGAGFFLLSDAVMGETTINGTRHPKWEFQVPWVTYLIAQSFLLIGFFLVSHTRHLV